The window CCATAAGTGGGCTATCAACTTCCTCTATTGAGGTGTTGGATTATGATGATGGCATTGCTCTCTGGTTTTGTGATTTAAAATTGTTGAATTTTAAGCCTCCTTAATACCCCTTTGACCTGAAACATCAAACACCTCCGACAAGGTTAAAAACCTGCGGAGGGGTTGATTTGGGATGGCGGAGGGAAGGTTATATCTACTTTTAATCATGTCCTTCAGCTTCTTTATGGGAAACACCATTATTGGCCCCATAATAACACTGTATTTCACTCTTCTCGGAGCTTCAAGGTTTGAGGTAGGGCTTCTTATGGCCATCTCTTCAGTAGCTGTTGTAATGGGTAGGATACCCTTTGGAATATTATCTGAGAGACTGGAGAGATGGTTAATAATAGCCTTCTCACTATTCATCCAACTAATCTCCCTTCTTCTCTATTTCTATGCTCCAGATGTTGGCTGGCTATATCCGGTAAGGCTTCTCCATGCCGTGTCTCTCATGAGCTTCAATCCCATAGCCATCTCCATAGCCTCAGACCTCTCCCCACCGGAAAAGAGGGGAGCAATCATGGGCACTTATCTCACCTCAGTTGCCCTGGCGATGATGGTTGGGCCCCTTGTGAACGGCATCCTGATAGGGTGGTTGGGTTACCGCGGGATGTTTTTATGCGCCTCATTATTCCCCTTAATTGGCCTCATACTCTATCTCGCTGCCTCCAGAGCGTTGAAGACCGGGTCTAATCCAACTGGAACAGAGGGTTCTCAGGAAGGGGATAAGAGAAACCTTAGGGAGAGCTTATCCTCCCTCTTAATGGTCGTTAAGTCTAGAGTAATAAATTCCATCTCTATCGCCAGGGTCACCTTCTCAGCCGCCGATGGGATATTTAACACCCTCTTCTCAATATATGCTGCGAATGAGCTCGAGGTTCCCCTTTCACTGTTAGGGTTCATGTTCACGCTCAGGGGGCTGATGAACACCCTTGCCAGGATCCCAGCGGGAAGAATCTCAGATAGAGTTGGTAGGAAGGCCCCTCTCGTGGCATCATACATCTCCTCAATAGCGGCTTATGCAGTCCTTTCAGAGGCCAGAGGCATCAACCTGCTTCTCTTAGCTATGGCTATTGAAGGCGTTGCGTGGGGAACGAGGGCGGTTACGGAGTGGGCCCTCCTCGGAGATGTTATAAGAGGAGGGTCATCTGGGGTGGCAGTTTCATATCTTTCCACGATGTTCGAGGTGGGAGAGGGGCTTGGAGCTATAATAGCGGGGAGTTTATCCGCGGTAATGCCTACAGGCCAAGTCTTCAGGGTTGCAGTCGCCCTCCTGGCCTTAGGAACCATACCCATAACCCTCATGAGGGTGAAGAAAAGCCCATAGATTAGAGAGGATCCCTTCTTGGCGGGTGATTCCCCTGAAAAGCTTGGTGACTAGCCTAACTTAAACCCATCCAAATATCGGTTGAAGATTGAAACTCGTTTAAAAACTAAACAATTAATAAACATAATGGGTTTTCTGTTCGACTTTGAGGTTAATTCTTATATAGTTGGGCTATTCCTTTTTTCTTGGTGATATGTGTGGAAGAGTATAAGATGCCTTTAATAGGCGATAGTTTCCCAAAGATGGAGGTTAGGACAACAAGGGGATTAATTAAACTTCCCGATAGTTACAACGGGAGATGGTTTGTCCTATTCAGCCACCCCGCGGATTTCACACCAGTATGCACAACAGAGTTCGTGGCCTTTCAGAAACGATATGACGAGTTTCAAAAATTACAATGTGACCTAATAGGGCTAAGTATAGATCAGGTTTATTCACACCTTAAGTGGGAAGAATGGATAAAAGAAAAAATTGGGGTTGAGATCAAGTTTCCTATAATTGCTGATAATGCTGGTGAAATATCTAGAATATTAGGTATGAGACATAAACAAGCAGGAGGAACGCAAACTGTAAGGGCTGTGTTTATCGTTGACCCTAAAGGAGTTATTAGAGCAATACTTTACTATCCCATGGAGTTAGGTCGAAATATGGATGAAATAGTTAGGATGGTAAAAGCTCTACAGATAGCTGATAAAGGATATGCAATACCAGCTAATTGGCCAAAAAATGAGATCATAGGAGACCAGGTAATTGTTCCTCCGGCAAACACTGTTGAAACGATTGACAAGAGAAAGGAACAAGAGAAAACTGGAGAAATAAAATGTTTAGACTGGTGGCTATGCTACAAGAAAATAGAATATTAATAATTTAGATATAGAATAACGATCTCTCATTTTTTATTTTTTTAAATTAGTTTTCTTTGTTATGCTGTAGAAGGAAATTAACATTTAAGAGAGTTTCCTTATTCAGGTGGGGTTTGGGCCTTAATGGATTTTGGTTTATCCACTCATAAAGTTAGAAGTGTGTTTATCTATAGCATGGTCTATCCAACCAAAATATCTTGATAGAAAGTTCTCATATCCTTTGTAGAGTGGGTCTTCCGAAGAGGATTTTATAGCGTGATATGGAGGCTGATGTTAACCCTCCTCAAATTAAGATTTAGAAATTGCGAAAACTTCTCAAAGGATCAGAGGATACGACTCTTGCAGCTCTCCTGCGAAAATGGTTTACTTTTCTCGAGTTAGAGAAAATTTAAATATCTTATAAAAAATTATGAACCGAGGGCTTATGCCTAAAAGGGGTGAAGAATTAACGAAAATTGAAAAGGAAAGAGCTTCTGAGTTGCATAGGAAGGCAATTATCATTAATGCTTTGACTGGTTGTCATGGATGGCTATCACCATGGAGGGAATTCGGGAGGAAGAGGGCTTACAATCTTATAGAAAGGGGATTAGAGGGCGGGTGTACTGCAAATAGTCTTACTCTTGGGGGTAACACCATCGGAGAAGCTGCGCTTCAGATAAGTATGTGGGATGATATTATGGCTACGATTCCTGACAAAGCCAAGAAAATAATTAAGGCTAGAGATATAGAGGAGGCAAAGAAAGAGGGTAAAACGGGCTATATCATAAATTTTCAGAACACCTCTGCATTAGAGGGTAAATTATCTGCGATCGATCTCTTCTATAAACTTGGCCTCAGGATAATGCAGTTGACCTATCAGAGGGCAGAACTCGTAGGCGATGGTTGCGGCTCAAGAAGGTCGAAGACGGCGGGTCTCACAGACTTCGGGGTCGATGTCGTCGAGAGAATGAACAAACTTAGGATGGTGGTGGATCT is drawn from Candidatus Bathyarchaeota archaeon and contains these coding sequences:
- a CDS encoding MFS transporter encodes the protein MAEGRLYLLLIMSFSFFMGNTIIGPIITLYFTLLGASRFEVGLLMAISSVAVVMGRIPFGILSERLERWLIIAFSLFIQLISLLLYFYAPDVGWLYPVRLLHAVSLMSFNPIAISIASDLSPPEKRGAIMGTYLTSVALAMMVGPLVNGILIGWLGYRGMFLCASLFPLIGLILYLAASRALKTGSNPTGTEGSQEGDKRNLRESLSSLLMVVKSRVINSISIARVTFSAADGIFNTLFSIYAANELEVPLSLLGFMFTLRGLMNTLARIPAGRISDRVGRKAPLVASYISSIAAYAVLSEARGINLLLLAMAIEGVAWGTRAVTEWALLGDVIRGGSSGVAVSYLSTMFEVGEGLGAIIAGSLSAVMPTGQVFRVAVALLALGTIPITLMRVKKSP
- a CDS encoding peroxiredoxin, whose product is MPLIGDSFPKMEVRTTRGLIKLPDSYNGRWFVLFSHPADFTPVCTTEFVAFQKRYDEFQKLQCDLIGLSIDQVYSHLKWEEWIKEKIGVEIKFPIIADNAGEISRILGMRHKQAGGTQTVRAVFIVDPKGVIRAILYYPMELGRNMDEIVRMVKALQIADKGYAIPANWPKNEIIGDQVIVPPANTVETIDKRKEQEKTGEIKCLDWWLCYKKIEY
- a CDS encoding dipeptidase, with amino-acid sequence MPKRGEELTKIEKERASELHRKAIIINALTGCHGWLSPWREFGRKRAYNLIERGLEGGCTANSLTLGGNTIGEAALQISMWDDIMATIPDKAKKIIKARDIEEAKKEGKTGYIINFQNTSALEGKLSAIDLFYKLGLRIMQLTYQRAELVGDGCGSRRSKTAGLTDFGVDVVERMNKLRMVVDLSHVGYATTMEAIEISKQPPCFTHINCHGTYGFRFMRGKSDEELKAMADRGGVAGMTAIARFIREEGDLEGATIEHFLDHVDYAVNLIGVDHVGLGLDINEGITPEEYYGVHNQTYEARFQPDPTSHTRRRHPFEHYYVFGLDSISKIGVITEGLVARGYSDDEILKILGGNWLRYFKYVWGE